The Fulvivirga ligni genome window below encodes:
- a CDS encoding tetratricopeptide repeat-containing sensor histidine kinase, whose amino-acid sequence MNRRLYILLILITSFTPLLGQSNTVLNLETQLSGLEDPLLSDSARMKRLLHLIDEYGFNNVDTSIFLTQKAYDLAVNMENDVYQAITSEKLAVFYNIQSNYRQALKYDLENLRLARKMKDLTWIVSALNNIGEDYYDLDLFNDAFEYYQTSLKEAEKSGDTLAVAISTYNIGRVLKSMGQLEKAMEYIENSLKMSRRIGDKEGTAYSYHDIGEILILEGQYEKALEKLNEALLVCRELSITVLEPQIMHKLAQAYEKSEKFQMALQYHDSAQVLYEKVEGRIGIAEAELGKGIVYVKVPNYEKAIKSLNHSLEMAESLDSRELMIKCYLELSNYYEHRKMFETSLDYYKKYKALQDSLFGEKKSEQFAQIQIKYETANKDIEIAYLNQKEEQRNNQLKNEEFFRNILVVILAFTAVLLITLYRSGVRRKKINMLLIKHQEEMEEQSREMASLLAMKDKFFSILSHDLRSPINALVGILTIIDSGHITQEELREHTKVLKARLENAKKLLGNLLDWAMVQMDELTIQNETLDLKELVEENITFFRETNDKHIQFFNKIDEEEQVRTDRNMLDLVIRNLISNAIKFTEASGFVEITAEDKSNDWLYVRVTDNGIGMSEEQVTHLFDKSGLHTTRGTENEEGTGLGLKLCKEFIERMGGELLVESKENEGTTFTFTVKKEPLF is encoded by the coding sequence TTGAATAGAAGGCTTTACATCTTACTTATACTAATCACCTCTTTCACCCCACTGCTGGGCCAATCTAATACGGTGCTCAACCTGGAGACTCAGCTTTCTGGACTGGAAGATCCATTGCTTTCTGATTCGGCCAGGATGAAACGATTATTGCATTTAATCGATGAGTATGGCTTCAATAATGTAGATACCAGCATTTTCCTTACACAAAAAGCATATGATTTAGCCGTAAACATGGAAAATGATGTTTACCAAGCTATTACTTCAGAGAAGTTGGCTGTTTTTTATAACATTCAGAGTAACTATAGACAAGCCCTCAAATACGATCTAGAGAATTTACGACTGGCTCGTAAAATGAAAGACCTTACCTGGATCGTAAGTGCGCTGAACAATATAGGCGAAGATTATTATGATCTTGATCTTTTTAATGATGCCTTCGAATACTATCAGACCAGTTTAAAAGAGGCAGAGAAATCAGGAGATACTTTGGCTGTGGCTATTTCCACCTATAATATTGGGCGGGTCCTGAAATCTATGGGGCAGCTGGAAAAGGCCATGGAATACATAGAAAATTCACTTAAGATGAGTCGTAGAATAGGGGATAAGGAGGGTACTGCTTACTCATACCATGATATCGGCGAAATTCTAATCTTAGAGGGGCAATATGAGAAAGCATTGGAGAAGTTGAATGAGGCACTTCTGGTTTGTCGAGAACTTTCTATCACCGTTCTGGAGCCTCAGATCATGCATAAACTGGCTCAGGCCTATGAGAAATCTGAAAAGTTTCAGATGGCCTTGCAGTATCATGATAGTGCACAGGTATTGTATGAAAAAGTGGAGGGGCGAATTGGAATCGCTGAAGCGGAGCTTGGTAAAGGTATTGTTTACGTAAAGGTGCCAAACTACGAGAAGGCCATTAAGAGCTTGAATCATTCATTGGAAATGGCAGAATCGCTGGATAGCCGAGAGCTGATGATTAAATGTTATCTGGAGCTTTCCAATTATTATGAGCATCGTAAGATGTTTGAAACCTCATTAGATTACTATAAAAAGTATAAGGCCTTGCAAGACAGCCTGTTTGGAGAAAAGAAATCTGAACAGTTTGCTCAGATTCAAATCAAATATGAAACGGCTAATAAAGACATCGAGATCGCCTATTTGAACCAGAAGGAGGAACAGCGTAATAACCAGTTGAAGAACGAAGAATTCTTCAGAAATATTCTGGTGGTGATTTTAGCTTTTACTGCAGTGCTGCTCATCACCCTATACAGAAGTGGTGTAAGGAGAAAGAAAATTAACATGCTCTTGATCAAACATCAGGAAGAAATGGAAGAGCAAAGCCGGGAGATGGCTAGTCTGCTCGCTATGAAAGATAAGTTCTTTTCCATTTTATCACATGATTTAAGGTCTCCTATCAATGCTCTGGTAGGAATTCTAACCATTATTGACAGTGGACATATTACTCAAGAGGAGTTAAGAGAACATACCAAGGTCCTCAAGGCCAGATTAGAAAACGCCAAGAAGCTTCTGGGTAATCTACTAGACTGGGCTATGGTTCAAATGGATGAACTCACCATTCAAAATGAAACTCTGGATCTAAAAGAGCTGGTGGAAGAGAATATTACCTTCTTCCGTGAGACCAACGATAAACACATTCAATTCTTTAATAAGATAGATGAAGAAGAGCAGGTAAGAACAGATAGAAATATGCTGGACCTGGTCATCAGAAATCTTATATCTAACGCCATCAAATTTACTGAGGCTTCAGGCTTTGTTGAAATTACTGCCGAAGATAAATCAAATGACTGGTTGTACGTAAGAGTTACAGATAACGGAATAGGCATGAGTGAAGAGCAAGTAACACATCTCTTCGATAAATCAGGTCTTCATACTACCCGAGGTACTGAAAATGAAGAAGGTACTGGATTGGGCTTAAAGCTTTGTAAAGAGTTTATAGAGCGTATGGGGGGCGAATTATTGGTAGAGAGTAAGGAAAACGAAGGAACAACTTTTACATTCACAGTAAAAAAAGAACCTTTATTTTAA
- a CDS encoding complex I subunit 1/NuoH family protein, with product MSTILFFLPFLLLFAVLAIYAERKVSAFIQDRFGPMEVGYYGILQTIADLLKLLQKEDIVPTKADRKLFLIAPVIIFTFVFAGFAVVPVTSGWEGAGIETGLFFLLAIVSLDVIGIIMAGWASNNKYSLFGAMRSAAQIISYEVPLTISVLSVVMISQTLDLQEISMQQGVLADSAEPNYLFGIKALGININEIGGILSWNIFRVPVLFVTWIIFFITSLAESNRAPFDLPEAESELVAGFQTEYSGFRWSVIMLAEYGMMLLVSFLAVILFLGSWNSPLPNIGGVRLADWTTGEVGTIAGHAWSAFWLITKSLVMVLIQIWVRWTYPRVRIDQLMTIGWKYLTPMALVVLLLCAVWRMFMI from the coding sequence ATGTCAACCATCCTTTTTTTCCTTCCTTTTCTATTACTATTTGCTGTTTTAGCTATTTATGCCGAGAGAAAGGTTTCTGCTTTTATTCAGGATCGTTTTGGCCCAATGGAAGTAGGATATTACGGAATTCTACAGACCATTGCTGACTTACTCAAGCTGCTGCAAAAAGAAGATATTGTACCCACCAAAGCCGATAGGAAGCTTTTTCTAATCGCTCCTGTAATTATTTTTACGTTTGTGTTTGCTGGTTTTGCCGTGGTGCCTGTAACATCAGGCTGGGAGGGTGCTGGTATAGAAACAGGCCTGTTTTTCCTGTTGGCAATAGTTTCACTAGACGTGATCGGAATAATTATGGCTGGCTGGGCGTCTAATAATAAATACTCTTTGTTCGGAGCCATGAGGTCTGCGGCTCAGATTATCTCTTACGAAGTGCCATTAACTATAAGTGTTTTATCCGTGGTAATGATCTCCCAAACTTTAGATCTGCAGGAGATTTCCATGCAGCAAGGTGTATTGGCAGACAGTGCGGAGCCTAATTATCTGTTTGGGATAAAAGCTTTGGGAATAAATATTAACGAGATAGGAGGCATCTTAAGCTGGAATATCTTCAGAGTACCGGTTTTGTTTGTGACCTGGATAATTTTCTTCATTACTTCTTTAGCAGAAAGTAATAGAGCTCCTTTTGATTTGCCGGAGGCAGAATCTGAATTGGTGGCAGGTTTTCAAACTGAGTACTCAGGATTTAGATGGTCGGTAATTATGTTAGCCGAGTATGGTATGATGCTATTAGTGAGCTTTTTAGCAGTAATTTTATTCTTAGGAAGCTGGAATTCACCACTGCCAAATATTGGAGGAGTAAGACTAGCAGATTGGACCACTGGAGAAGTAGGCACAATAGCCGGACATGCCTGGAGTGCTTTTTGGTTGATTACCAAGTCATTAGTTATGGTATTAATACAAATCTGGGTTAGGTGGACCTATCCTAGAGTGAGAATAGATCAACTTATGACTATAGGTTGGAAATATTTAACGCCCATGGCATTAGTGGTATTATTACTGTGTGCTGTTTGGCGTATGTTTATGATTTAA
- the murI gene encoding glutamate racemase has protein sequence MKNKQAPIGIFDSGIGGLTVAHAIRKILRNESLIYFGDTAHLPYGDKSEAAVQAYSIKIADVLLGRGCKIIVIACNSASSAAYELLKEYVGSRAKVVNVIDPMVSFVKEKFSETKIGLIGTKRTVQSNIYARKIEELVQGIELASLATPLLVPMIEEGFFNNKISSEIIDQYLSDELLQNIEGLILGCTHYPLVKNQIEKYYQGKVQVLDSSEITALYLKDRLIEFDILNDQETEPDDRFLVSDYTESFEASTKLFFNQRVHLEKYALWD, from the coding sequence ATGAAAAATAAGCAGGCACCCATAGGAATATTTGATAGTGGCATAGGTGGCTTAACCGTAGCTCATGCTATCCGCAAGATATTGCGGAATGAGTCTCTCATATATTTTGGAGATACGGCTCACCTACCTTACGGAGATAAATCAGAGGCTGCAGTACAGGCCTATTCTATTAAAATAGCGGATGTATTATTGGGCAGAGGGTGTAAAATTATTGTGATTGCCTGTAATTCGGCTAGTTCTGCTGCTTATGAGCTGCTAAAAGAATATGTAGGCAGTAGAGCCAAGGTGGTGAATGTGATTGATCCTATGGTCAGTTTTGTGAAGGAGAAGTTTTCAGAAACTAAAATTGGTCTTATAGGAACCAAGCGTACGGTGCAATCAAATATTTATGCCCGTAAAATCGAAGAGCTTGTCCAAGGGATAGAACTAGCCTCATTAGCTACGCCTTTACTGGTGCCAATGATTGAAGAAGGCTTTTTTAATAATAAAATCAGTAGTGAAATAATAGATCAATATCTCAGTGATGAATTGCTACAGAATATTGAAGGACTTATCCTGGGGTGCACCCATTATCCGTTGGTGAAGAACCAGATAGAAAAATATTATCAAGGTAAAGTGCAGGTGTTGGACTCTTCGGAAATTACAGCATTATATCTAAAAGATCGGTTAATAGAGTTTGATATACTGAATGATCAGGAAACAGAACCTGATGATCGATTTTTAGTATCAGATTATACAGAGTCATTTGAGGCTTCCACCAAGCTTTTCTTTAATCAGCGAGTACACCTGGAAAAGTATGCTTTGTGGGATTGA
- a CDS encoding enoyl-ACP reductase FabI, translating to MGNNILKGKRGIIFGALDENSIAWKTALKAKEEGAQFVLTNAPIALRMGVINKLAEECEAEVIPADATSIEDLTNLFEKSQEILGGKLDFVLHSIGMSPNVRKGKEYGDLNYDWFLKTLDISGISFHKVLQTAEKTEAMNEWGSILALSYIASQRTFPDYSDMAQAKAVLESIARSYGYRFAKNGNVRVNTISQSPTMTTAGSGVTGFDVFFDYANKMSPLGNASAEDCANYILMMFSDYTRMVTMQNLMHDGGFSNSGITEEIVATLSK from the coding sequence ATGGGTAATAATATACTTAAAGGTAAAAGAGGAATTATTTTTGGAGCCTTAGATGAGAATTCAATTGCTTGGAAAACAGCACTTAAGGCGAAAGAAGAAGGTGCACAGTTTGTACTTACAAATGCTCCTATTGCACTAAGAATGGGAGTAATCAATAAGCTGGCTGAGGAATGTGAAGCTGAGGTAATTCCGGCAGATGCTACTTCAATAGAAGATTTGACAAACCTTTTTGAAAAGTCTCAAGAGATTCTTGGTGGTAAACTGGATTTCGTTCTTCACTCAATAGGCATGAGCCCTAACGTAAGAAAAGGAAAAGAGTACGGTGATTTGAATTATGACTGGTTCTTAAAGACCTTAGACATATCAGGTATTTCATTCCATAAAGTATTACAAACGGCTGAGAAAACTGAAGCCATGAATGAGTGGGGTTCTATCCTGGCGTTATCATACATCGCTTCTCAAAGAACTTTCCCTGATTATTCAGATATGGCTCAAGCCAAAGCAGTTCTTGAATCAATAGCTAGAAGCTATGGTTATAGATTTGCTAAAAATGGAAATGTAAGAGTAAATACCATTTCTCAATCTCCTACTATGACTACTGCAGGTAGTGGTGTTACAGGATTTGACGTTTTCTTTGACTATGCCAATAAAATGTCTCCTCTTGGAAATGCTAGTGCGGAAGATTGTGCTAACTACATTCTTATGATGTTCTCTGACTATACCAGAATGGTAACTATGCAGAACTTAATGCATGACGGTGGTTTCTCTAACTCTGGAATCACAGAAGAAATAGTTGCTACTCTAAGCAAATAA
- the ispE gene encoding 4-(cytidine 5'-diphospho)-2-C-methyl-D-erythritol kinase codes for MVVFPNAKINLGLNIISKRPDGYHNISSVFYPLPFNDILEIIPADQFHFESSGLEIPGKEEVNLIIKAYKLLKEDFNLPAVSIHLHKIIPMGAGLGGGSADCAFTITCLNTLFELKLTAEKMEEYASRLGSDCPFFIKNQPILAEGTGNIFTEVELSLKGKYLVLVYPQLHVSTAQAYSGVTPHQPQQSVKEIVENSAVSQWKDNLVNDFEISVFTQFPQIQSVKEELYAHGAQYASMTGSGASVFGIFDQKPSHQFANVVWEGSL; via the coding sequence ATGGTTGTTTTTCCTAATGCCAAAATAAACCTTGGTCTTAATATCATTTCAAAACGACCAGATGGGTACCACAACATTTCATCTGTTTTTTACCCGCTCCCTTTCAATGATATTCTTGAGATTATTCCTGCTGATCAATTCCACTTTGAAAGCTCAGGTTTGGAGATACCAGGAAAAGAGGAAGTCAACCTTATAATCAAAGCCTATAAGCTTTTAAAAGAAGACTTCAATCTGCCCGCTGTAAGTATTCACCTTCATAAAATTATTCCCATGGGTGCGGGGTTAGGCGGTGGATCAGCCGATTGCGCTTTTACTATCACCTGCCTTAACACCTTATTTGAGCTGAAGCTTACTGCTGAAAAAATGGAGGAGTATGCCAGCCGTTTAGGCAGTGACTGTCCGTTCTTTATTAAGAATCAACCGATACTAGCAGAAGGAACAGGGAATATTTTCACTGAAGTAGAGTTATCTCTAAAGGGGAAATATTTAGTACTTGTCTACCCACAGTTACATGTGAGTACAGCACAAGCCTACAGCGGTGTTACTCCGCATCAACCGCAACAATCAGTAAAGGAGATAGTAGAAAATTCAGCCGTATCTCAATGGAAGGATAACCTTGTTAATGACTTTGAAATATCGGTTTTCACGCAGTTTCCTCAGATACAATCTGTAAAAGAAGAGCTATATGCTCATGGAGCACAATATGCCAGCATGACTGGTTCTGGAGCTAGTGTTTTTGGTATATTCGACCAAAAGCCATCTCATCAATTTGCAAATGT